The genomic segment AGCTAAACCAGTGCCTTAACCTGAAAAGCATTGATCAACATAGTTAATGTGGTACACAATGGGTCCAAAAATAACATTGAGAGTTTGTTAGCTGTTTGTTATCTAAATAATGGAATGGATACTAAACGCCATAAAAGATATAAATGGACTGTTGCAGCACTTGCACTATTTCACTGGATCCAAAAAGCATGTTTTATTGTGTGTGTGTCTTTAAATGACGTTCTTCATGCTTTTGTTTTCACTGTGCACGGTATTAGTGCTAGCTCTTTATACTGAACCCACACTTGTTCTATTTCAGGATGTGTGCAGATTGCCATCTTCCTGGGACGCTTTGCATGTGGACCGATTGCACTACATGCTTTGAAGGTTGCGCAACTACAGCTGGCGAATGTGGTGGTTGCTTAGGAGGCGCTGGGGAAGCAGGGCTACCGTTGCTCCTCATCATGGGAGTGATTGTGCTTGGGCTTTTCACGGTTATTGGCATATTCTACAGCGTTCTGGTTGCCACAATGGTTGGCCAGCGGATCTGGCAGCGGCACTACCACATTCTAGCCAAACGAATGCTAACCAAGGTGAGTACCACCGTAGCTCATCAGTCAGTTCATTTACCATATTATTACTCACGTTCGGTTTCGTATTTTCCCAGGAATACGTTGTAGAGGATGTCGATGGGGAGCGCACAGACTGGTGTCCGCCGCCGCTCCCCGCGGAGCACATCAACCAGCTGAGGTCTCTGGGACTTCTGTAGCCCATGCCATCATGTCGATGGCAGAGGATGACGATGACCTTAAGTTAGGACCCGCGCGGCACTACCCAGCTGTACAGGAGGCGATACAAAGCAGGGAGGGGCTGGTGCAGCGGAACGTGGCGATATCAtttgtcttttattttttgtaCATTGTAACGGGAAAGTTCTGTCTGGAAATTTGAAAACACCGTAAATTTTTATACCAAGTGAATGGCTTACTTCACTGAAATCACTGCGCCACCTTGTTGAAATAACTTCCATGCAAGCATGCATTTGCTGGTCTCATAGACTGTTTAGACAGAAATTCAGAACTGGCGATCCATTGTATGATCCTCAGTATTTTTTTAAACGTTATCGGGGGATTactaagtattttttttaaacgttATGGGGGATTAGTCGTCTACCAAGTATTTACACCAACACATACTAGCTAAGAGCTCGTGCGTtgtaatgaaaatataaatattagatacggTAATATCAAGTATAAATTTAAGGTATGTAGACGTGTCGATGTAAAGATTAGAAGGTCCGCATGAGCTAATTCCAACTAGCAGAAGATTTTTTCAGACCAGCGTCTTACCACGTGACCAAGTTCTTTTTTCCACAGAAGGAAATTCTGCGACCATCTCTTGCTATTCGCAGGGCATGTATCCACCAAACCaatctattctcattaaatattTTCCACTTAAGTATTTTTCTTCTATAGATCCTCCTTCTGGGTGGACAGAGGCGTGGCTGGCGCAGTGTTATCGTGTCCTGCCCCGTAgcattaatgctacgggattgCCTGATAAGCATGGCATGCGGTTTTACAGGTGCGTAGATGAAGCGTGGGGATAAGACAGGGCAGTCCAGGTGATCGAGATGATGCAGGCGTGGGAGTGATAGAACAGGCCCTGTAGCGCTGCCAGAGCAAGTGGGGCTTGCACGCCTTTCACTACGAAGGGTTGCAGATAGGTGGTGGTAGCTAAGTTGGGGCCTACTAGTAAGGAGCTCTTTCTCTCTAGTAcataaaaagagagaaggaCCTGATTTGTAGTAGGAGGATAGAAGAGAACAAGGGCTATAATATAGAACTCATCTGTAACCCGTTCTTTTAGACATATAGTAAAATACATATGGCATATATCTATTATCTCACGAGAGGTATGAAACTGAATAACTCTCGTATTCTTGAGATCACACATTACACACACCTATATATCTACACACAGTTCCAAGATGCAGATCATATGCCCGTCCTCCGGTTCATCTCGTAATTATTGTTTGGAATTAACTCCCGATAAGACATGAATGCGCTATGAGAGTGCTGCCGAATGAATATGAAGtcgataatttttttcattagtaaaaccgGTTATATATCTGTAACCGGTAACAAGACATGGAGACTGGAGGATAAGAGTGGATAAAAAAGTAAGTAAATCAttcaaattttagagatttttattatATACGAGAAAAATAAGGAAAGATGTGGTGCGGGAACCATAGTGTGTTATAGAGTAGAGATCTGAGATACCAGATgcaatttcagcccaaaaaatgAGGAATTTGACAGGCCCAAATAATCCGAAACTCCTCCGGCCCAACTTCAAAAGCATTCCTATTGGGCCTAATTATGTTGACCCATTAGGCCCAACATCAAAATCGACAATGAAGAGCTTCTGCTGAGCCCGGCAGCAACGACACTTCGCTTCGCTTCGCTCTCCTTCCCCCACGAAACCGAAGCAATCCCGGCgagcggccgcggcggcggaggtgggaGACGCAGGCGCGAGAAGGTGCAGGAGGAAGTAAGGATGGATCCGGACGCGGTGAAGTCGACGCTCTCCAACCTGGCCTTCGGCAAcgtcatcgccgccgccgcccgcgacTACCAGAAGGTCAGTGACTGACTCGCCCGCCCACTCCCCCCAAGATCCCAGCGCCGCCTCTATGATCCCGCCGGTTGATCGAGGAGCTGGCTGAGAGGTTAGCTAGCGGCGCCCGCGGCCTGGATCTCTCGGAACAGGCGCGCTCGGACGCGTTGGTGATCCAGCCTGGTTTCTTGATTGCAACGGGCTGCTGGATTCGGCCGCGGAGCTCTCGAGTGCGCCGTGGGGATTTTCGCTTCCTGCCGGCTCTTCCCGGCTCTTTgttctttgtttcttctaatGGTAATGAATGAGCAGCTTCCTGCTCtttcgtcaaaaaaaaaaaaaaaaaaaaagagtgcgCCGTGGGGATGGGAGGGGGGAAGTTTGCGTCTTTGCTCTGAATCGGTTTCTGTTTTTTGCTTCGAATGTAATCTAGTGTTAGGTTGGGGATTTGGAGCGTGATCCATGCGGGGAATGGAATGGAAACGTTCCGGGATCGCTTGGGTTTCAGCAGTTCAATCGAGTGGTATTCTTGATGCGCATGTAGTTCCTATGAATAAACCCACCTCATGGGTTTTCAGACGAGCTGCTATAGGTACCATTGGTTCTCCTTTGAGATCCTCACAGAAAGATCTCATATTTGATAGGTGACGCGTTTGTTGCAGTTCACTTATAATGCGAACTTCCCAAGTTTACAGTGTTGGATCTAAGGGATAGTGCGTTTCATTATGTATATGTGACTTGTGATGTCTCATGTGGCAGTAGGTTCAGCAAAAGGGCTTATTTCAACTATAAACATGGCTGTAATGGCTTAAAATTGGGGAAGTTTAGAATTGTCAAAGTTTTTAGCCACATGAAGACCATGTAGTGGTGAAAATTGATACCTTTTATGCCTCCTGATTTTGTACCCtttaaatatatatcaaaagaTGGATTCTCCATAGATTGACAGCAATGTACAACATTGCATGGTTATCATGGTAAACTGTTGTTGTGGACATCTCGGCAAACTGTTTTATTCCTAtcaatttttcttattttgcaaaaaaaaaaaaaaaaagttgcagtTTTGTTAGCCCACATTACTTTGCTTCTTTTAACTCTGTGTGTGTGTCTTACTCTTTGCCCTGTGGTTGGCAATCTCCTCTTCTTGTTTCTGTCATTTGCACTTTTGGATTCTTTGCGTCATGGGATAGAGACTACCTTTTTTTCTGTGCTTTCTTTGAATTCCTCTGTTCACATTGTAAGCACAGCAACTTTTTCTCCGTGTTCCACTATGGATTTCATTTTGTGATACTGACATAGTTGTACATCATTTAGGAAATTTTGTCTAAAGAGAAGGCTCAAGCAACAGCTGCAAGTCATGATGAAGTTGATCTTGATGAGTTGTTGGATGTAAGTAGAAGTATAAACGTTTGTTTAAATATTCTCTTGTATGTGCCTTCTGTGTAGACTGTAGAGCACATAGTATTTTGTTACATTGTCCGTTGTCACATTATCATTGCATCATTGAACTGCTCACCAGGACCCAGAACTTGAGAAGTTGCATGCGGATAGAATTGCTGCTCTAAAGGTACTGATCTGCATCTTTCAATTTTGAAGCAAAGTGCCATGTTCAGTTTTTTTCCTCAAACCTCTCTACGCAACAGAAAGAGGCTGAGAAACGTGAAGTGCTAAAAAGGCAAGGTCACGGTGAATACAGGGAGATAACTGAAGGGGACTTCCTAGGGGAGGTtaccggcagtgaaaaggtcATATGCCATTTCTACCACCGTGAATTTTACCGTTGCAAGTATGCCATaacttctctttcttcctttttctttacgAATATCGTTTTGCTTCTGGTTCTTATGGAAATTATTCTCTGCGAATCTCTCCCAGGATCATGGACAAGCATTTGAAGGCCCTAACGCCGCTCTATGTTGGAACAAAATTCATcaagcttgatgctgaggtttGTATGCTATCACTGTTAGCTTTAACCTACTTCCATTTTCTATCAATGATGAACGCTAATCTTATCAGTGACTAACTGCAGAATGCTCCGTTCTTTGTGGCCAAGCTGGCAATTAAAACACTGCCCTGTGTTATACTGTTCAAGTAAGTGCATAAACTGTTCATGACTCCTGCCCATGGGATAATATGTGTTACTGTTTGGTGCTCCTTGCTATCCCTGTTTCACGATGCAAGCACCAGTCTGAGATGGCGGTCCAGTTGATATATTTTTACTCCAGGAAGGGTATTGCTGTTGACCGGTTAGTCGGGTTTCAAGACCTTGGGAGTAAAGACGACTTTTCGACAAGAGCATTGGAAAACATTCTCAAGATGAAAGGTAGCCACCACTAGGTTCTTTTATACAGCAGTTCTTCACAATTTGGAATGACAAATATGTTAACCTCCAAATTTTTTTGTAGGTATAATTGATGAAATGAAGAAAgatgacgatgaagaagatgacgaaAGTGAGTCTAAGAACAGGAGGGTTAGATCTTCAACCACTCAAGATTCTGACTCAGACTGAGACCGAAGATTAAACGAGGATGCACCCTTTTGTAACGTTAGCTTACGTTTGTTTGTTCTGTAACTCTCAAAATCTCTGTGATTTATGCGTCCCGTGTGGTATCAATACCGGTTATCAGAACAAGAGTTGGAAATGCTGTGGCTGGATGtggaagtgttttttttttttacaagctCACAATCCAATTTTGTGCAAGCTAGGGTTTATGCCTTCTCCTCATAATGATATATTGTTGCCTATGTGCACATCAGCTTGTTTTCTTTAGAGTGGGCTAGTGtgaaaaagaacaagaacaaatgATCACTCAAATGGTTAAGGCACCTGGCTAGGTTTGTGGGCCCCACACGTCTTATCTATGCGTACTAGAGAGTCTCCGTATCAGGGTTTGAGCAAAAATGACTGATCAGTTCACTCACTCTCGTACTCTACGTGACTAACTCGGATCATTCGTAGGCTGTAAACTGTCTTACTAGTAGTAAAATATATGATGGTCGTGTCTTGTGGTTGCTGAACTTGTGTTTTGACCAACCGTTTATCCATGTGTTCCTACTGACTCCTCTTTCCAGCCCTGCTGGAACGTGCAACCAAATGTTGGAATTCTTCTAACATATAATTATTCTTGGAGGTGTTtgcgaaaaagaaaaggttggaGGAATTAGACAAGATGTGAAGCTGTGAACTGCTTCATGCAAAATTCTGTGGGATTCATATATTGTTATTTTCTTTTAACTTTTGAGATAATTTCCAGCAGCAGTCAGTTGCACGTCTCTTCTGAgattatttagtttttttttcctcctatGAGATCTCTCTGAAGTTTTACAACAACTCACAGAAAACAAAACATTTCAGAACTTGAAAAGAATGAATATATCATCCAGAGTGAATTGCATGCAAGTAATCTTTTTGCTGCCCAAATGCTCTTCCTTTTACTTTTTACCCCTACCTTTAGCCTGCACACACACACCaatgcagagtgtaaaaaaaaagatcttCGCCTATCACTCCTGATACTCTATGAGCCTGTTTGGTAACTTCTCCTGATTTGGGAAAATGATTTTATAGTGAAATTGATTCTATGGTTAAAAGTTATTCTTTAAAGTAAATTTATGGAGAAAGTGATTTTATAAggaaataaattttaattttttcatcttctatcatctaatttcttttaaaaaaattctctcaTAGAATAATTTGAAAAGCTAAATACACAAACTCCCACTAAATCCACACTATGAGCTAGGGGAGAGCTACTCTGTCACTCATTCACACTGCTCCCCACCAGCAGATTCCTGCCCCCACCCCTTTGCTCTCATTCACTTGTCTCCATCCACCACTGccttcaccaccaccaccaactgTCAGTTCTCTCCTTACTCACCAAGAACCCAACAAAACCCAGTGTCACTGTGCGCACGTGAAGCGAGTGACCGACCGGCGGCCGCAGCAGCGCATTGCCGCGTCCTCGCGGTCTACAATGCGCTCTCggctccggccgccgccgccaccagggTTTCGTTGAGTTCTCTCGTCGTCGCTTTGATTAGTCCTTGGCCTGTGATTCTTGAGTGCTGGGTTCTTGGACTGGGGGATCAGGTAGGGAAAGAAAGTAGTGTTCTTTGATGTAAAATCTCGGGTGGTTTAGGGTGGGTTCTTGGCTTGCTCTGATCTTTGTGTGCTGCATGCCTGCATTTGATCGATTTGAACTCCCAGGGGGTTCCAGTGGTGATTGCTAGGGTAACTGGTGGTTCATGAGGACCACATTAACTTGGATTAGATGAGGGGAGGAGATGGGGGATATCTTTGCCCCCGTTGCCTTTTCACCTTTTGCCCCTTTCGTCCTGCTGGTAGGGCTGGGGCTGCTAGGTCTGTTTCCAAGACAGGATTTCGTTAGTGCCCTGGCCATCTCCTAGGGATTTGAGGTCTGCATTGGAGAGATTATCATGGTGTTTAAGTGCTGCTTTTGAGGCGTTTTTCCTTGTGATACATTTGCTTGTTCAGAGGTTGGAATTGGGGAAAGGTCTCACTTTGCTGGTTTCTTTTCTCACTCTTTTGGTCCAGCTTAGCTGCTGGCTCAGT from the Phragmites australis chromosome 19, lpPhrAust1.1, whole genome shotgun sequence genome contains:
- the LOC133901094 gene encoding thioredoxin domain-containing protein PLP3B-like: MDPDAVKSTLSNLAFGNVIAAAARDYQKEILSKEKAQATAASHDEVDLDELLDDPELEKLHADRIAALKKEAEKREVLKRQGHGEYREITEGDFLGEVTGSEKVICHFYHREFYRCKIMDKHLKALTPLYVGTKFIKLDAENAPFFVAKLAIKTLPCVILFKKGIAVDRLVGFQDLGSKDDFSTRALENILKMKGIIDEMKKDDDEEDDESESKNRRVRSSTTQDSDSD